Proteins encoded together in one Triticum dicoccoides isolate Atlit2015 ecotype Zavitan chromosome 7B, WEW_v2.0, whole genome shotgun sequence window:
- the LOC119337488 gene encoding phosphate transporter PHO1-3-like: MDATGAHSHAARISTPYPMASFETPAHRCHHHSCGELHCCALRPPMVKFSKQFEGQLVPEWKEAFVDYWLLKKDIKKLQAAAGAEAAPLQSQFQAPVAASHWVMRLPFLNPHGHHKEHGAIQVHRKLASGGNHGAVAGEVYETEVLDTAGFAGAEAEEARAFFQRLDEQLNKVNQFYERKEGEFLERGECLRRQQQILVELKAAVTEARRRGGSSAAGSADPEDPSVSCSILHGDQSLRGITEQEHESQEKLADDATAKNTDEGEDHLPISEGLGDSGRIEKPREEAANKLRTFSGRAVTCQGRSVRINIPVTTPSRTVFAIRELLFDDMLSQSRKTGGNGGDGGEKLSINKKKVHQAEKMIRGALVELYKGLGYLKTYRSLNMLAFVKILKKFDKVTAKEVQTIYLKVVESSYFNSSDKAIRLTDDVEELFVRHFASGDKRKAMKYLKPNQKEESHATTFFIGLFTGGFVALFIGYCIMAHIAGMYTHQSNKVYMSTSYPVLSMFSLFFLHLFLYGCNIFMWRKTRINYAFIFEFAPTKELKYRDVFLICTTSMTIVVGVMFAHLTLIVKGYSSSTVQAVPGCLLLVFLLVLVCPFKIIYRSSRYRFLIVIRNIILTPFYKVVMVDFFMADQLCSQVPLLRTLEYLACYYITSSYKTQDYGYCTRVKHFRDLAYAVSFLPYYWRAMQCARRWFDEGDINHIVNLGKYVSAMLAAGTKVAYENDNSAGWLSLVVIVSSVATIYQLYWDFVKDWGLLQFNSKNPWLRNDLILKQKYIYFISMGLNLLLRLAWLQTVIHPNIGSLDSRVTLFFLAALEVIRRGLWNFYRLENEHLNNAGKFRAVKVVPLPFHEVEED, encoded by the exons ATGGACGCTACCGGCGCACACTCGCATGCAGCTCGTATAAGTACGCCATACCCCATGGCTTCCTTTGAGACACCCGCACACCGGTGCCACCACCACAGCTGCGGCGAGCTGCACTGCTGCGCCCTGAGGCCGCCAATGGTGAAGTTCTCCAAGCAGTTCGAGGGCCAGCTCGTGCCGGAGTGGAAGGAGGCCTTCGTCGACTACTGGCTGCtcaagaaggacatcaagaagctgcaggccgctgccggcgccgaggCGGCGCCACTGCAGTCACAGTTCCAGGCGCCCGTGGCTGCCAGTCACTGGGTGATGAGGCTCCCGTTCCTCAACCCCCATGGCCACCACAAGGAGCACGGCGCCATACAG GTGCACAGAAAGCTGGCGAGCGGCGGCAACCACGGCGCGGTGGCCGGAGAGGTGTACGAGACGGAGGTTCTGGACACGGCAGGGTTCGccggggcggaggcggaggaggcgagGGCCTTCTTCCAGAGGCTGGACGAGCAGCTGAACAAGGTGAACCAGTTCTACGAGAGGAAGGAAGGGGAGTTCCTGGAGCGTGGCGAGTGCCTCAGGCGGCAGCAGCAGATCCTGGTCGAGCTCAAGGCCGCCGTCACCGAGGCACGGCGTCGCGGGGGCTCGTCGGCGGCGGGGAGCGCCGACCCGGAGGACCCGTCCGTGTCTTGCTCTATCCTGCATG GAGATCAATCCCTCAGGGGCATTACAGAGCAAGAACACGAAAGTCAAGAAAAGCTCGCCGACGATGCTACGGCAAAGAACACTGATGAAGGGGAGGACCATCTTCCCATCTCCGAAGGTCTGGGTGACTCGGGAAGGATTGAGAAGCCGAGAGAAGAAGCTGCCAACAAGCTGAGGACATTCTCAGGGAGGGCGGTCACTTGCCAGGGCAGGAGCGTGAGGATCAACATTCCGGTCACCACACCATCAAGGACCGTGTTCGCCATCCGTGAACTTTTGTTCGATGACATGCTAAGCCAGTCAAGGAAGACTGGGGGAAATGGTGGCGATGGTGGTGAGAAGTTGAGCATCAACAAGAAAAAGGTGCACCAGGCAGAGAAGATGATCAGAGGAGCCCTGGTTGAGCTGTACAAGGGCTTGGGGTACCTCAAGACGTATCG GAGCTTGAACATGCTGGCTTTTgttaagattttgaagaaatttgaCAAG GTTACAGCAAAGGAAGTGCAGACAATTTACCTGAAAGTAGTGGAGAGCTCCTACTTTAATAGCTCCGACAAG GCAATCAGGCTAACGGACGATGTCGAGGAGCTGTTTGTGAGACATTTCGCAAGCGGTGACAAAAGGAAAGCAATGAAATACCTGAAGCCAAATCAGAAAGAAGAATCACATGCTACCACATTTTTCATAG GACTATTCACTGGTGGCTTTGTAGCACTATTTATCGGTTACTGTATCATGGCGCACATAGCTGGGATGTACACTCATCAGTCAAACAAGGTCTACATGTCAACATCCTACCCTGTCCTTAG CATGTTCAGCCTCTTCTTCCTGCATCTCTTCCTCTATGGATGCAACATCTTCATGTGGAGAAAGACACGCATAAACTACGCATTCATATTCGAATTTGCACCTACGAAAGAGCTCAAGTATCGTGATGTGTTCTTGATATGCACTACCTCCATGACGATTGTTGTTGGTGTCATGTTTGCACACCTGACACTCATTGTCAAAGGGTATTCTTCAAGTACAGTCCAAGCAGTCCCAGGGTGCCTTCTTCTG GTGTTCTTATTAGTATTGGTCTGCCCTTTCAAAATCATTTACCGATCAAGTCGTTATCGTTTCCTAATAGTGATCAGAAACATCATTCTAACACCCTTTTACAAG GTTGTCATGGTTGATTTCTTCATGGCTGATCAGCTTTGTAGCCAG GTACCGCTGCTTAGAACCCTGGAATACCTGGCATGTTATTACATAACCAGCAGCTATAAGACACAAGACTATGGATACTGCACAAGAGTGAAACATTTTAGAGATTTGGCTTATGCAGTATCCTTCCTGCCCTACTACTGGAGAGCCATGCAG TGTGCAAGGAGGTGGTTTGACGAAGGGGACATAAACCACATTGTCAACCTTGGGAAGTACGTGTCAGCAATGCTTGCTGCAGGAACAAAAGTGGCATATGAGAATGATAACAGTGCTGGATGGCTATCACTTGTCGTCATCGTGTCAAGTGTCGCCACTATCTACCAACTGTACTGGGACTTTGTCAAGGACTGGGGTCTTCTACAGTTCAACTCCAAGAACCCTTGGCTTCGTAACGATCTGATACTTAAACAAAAATACATTTATTTCATATCCATG GGTTTGAACCTTCTTTTGAGGCTTGCTTGGCTTCAAACTGTCATCCACCCTAACATTGGAAGCCTGGATTCtagagttactctgttctttttgGCAGCTCTTGAGGTGATTCGACGGGGCCTTTGGAACTTCTACAG GCTGGAGAACGAACACCTAAACAATGCAGGGAAGTTCAGAGCTGTGAAGGTTGTTCCACTTCCTTTTCATGAAGTCGAAGAGGACTAA
- the LOC119337489 gene encoding pentatricopeptide repeat-containing protein At1g74600, chloroplastic-like, translating to MHDHLAALLRGGRHPRAVHGAAAKLGCLASIYLCNNLLLSYIGGSLHAEARRLFDEMPQRNVVSWSVLVSGASRLGDLREAFFLFSDMLRSGERGSCDRPNSFVLGALVAGCTRAKDTAAGSQAHASALKFGVAEDESVAGALVDMYSKCGRVDLSWRAFALSPQRCVASWTSIISCLVNQGCSEHRDAAIALLKKMLLLKVWPTNATFSCILKVFDAPELLPGGKQIHGCLLKMGTEVDPALGTALIAMYGRCGGVNEMARLSCRIRHDAFSMTSLLVAFARNGCNMEAVWNFREMVMENMAIDQSAVTSLLQVCSSLGRLRLAKEVHCYALKTFFKLDTLLLNATITVYGRCGDVTGAEIIFNRLENKDIISWTALLTCYAQNDLALETLLLFREMLRKGLGSPVFCITSVLRACSSTTNYAVGWQIHSRVVKLGIDDANSVENALLTMYAKCGSVRIALKVFNSMRSRGIISWNALITSFSQHGNEVAAIQLFDLMQEEAVCPDDYTFVGLLSSCSRMGLVAEGCEYFKLMNTKYNVKPKMEHYTCMVDLFARAGRFSDALEFIDAMPCYPDKLVWEALLASCRTHGNVELGRLAAKKILEIRPDDPSPYITLSSIHASIDMWEEKAWNRTVFDVQRVRKDVGSSWVAGEEFSDNTCDVLQDGIT from the coding sequence ATGCACGACCACCTGGCCGCCCTCCTCCGCGGCGGCCGTCACCCGCGCGCAGTCCACGGCGCCGCCGCGAAGCTCGGCTGCCTCGCCTCCATCTACCTCTGCAACAACCTTCTCCTCTCCTACATCGGCGGCAGCCTCCACGCGGAAGCGCGCCgcctgttcgacgaaatgccccagCGCAACGTCGTCTCCTGGTCAGTCCTCGTCTCCGGCGCCTCTCGCCTCGGCGACCTCCGGGAGGCTTTTTTTCTCTTCTCCGACATGCTTCGTAGTGGGGAGCGCGGAAGCTGCGACCGCCCCAACTCGTTCGTGCTCGGCGCTCTGGTCGCCGGGTGCACCCGTGCCAAAGACACTGCCGCGGGCTCgcaagcgcatgcttccgctctcaAGTTTGGTGTGGCCGAGGACGAGAGTGTTGCGGGGGCACTGGTGGATATGTACTCCAAGTGCGGGCGCGTGGACTTGTCGTGGCGGGCGTTTGCGCTCTCGCCGCAGAGGTGCGTCGCCAGCTGGACGAGCATAATCAGCTGCCTTGTCAACCAGGGATGTTCAGAGCACCGTGATGCAGCAATTGCCTTGCTAAAGAAGATGCTGCTCTTGAAGGTTTGGCCAACAAATGCAACGTTTTCCTGCATCCTGAAGGTATTTGATGCACCTGAGTTGCTTCCTGGTGGGAAGCAAATCCATGGCTGCTTATTGAAGATGGGGACTGAGGTTGATCCTGCTTTAGGAACCGCCCTTATAGCGATGTATGGTAGATGCGGGGGAGTGAATGAGATGGCTAGGTTGTCTTGCCGGATAAGGCATGATGCCTTCTCCATGACTTCACTTCTTGTAGCTTTTGCGCGGAATGGATGCAACATGGAGGCAGTTTGGAACTTTCGTGAGATGGTCATGGAAAATATGGCAATTGATCAGTCAGCTGTAACTAGCCTACTGCAGGTTTGTTCATCATTAGGACGGCTGAGACTGGCCAAGGAGGTCCACTGCTATGCTCTGAAGACTTTCTTTAAGCTGGATACATTACTGCTCAATGCAACTATCACTGTTTATGGCAGATGCGGGGATGTCACAGGTGCAGAGATTATATTTAATCGCCTGGAAAACAAAGACATTATATCATGGACGGCATTATTAACTTGCTATGCTCAAAATGATCTTGCTCTGGAGACACTCTTGCTCTTCAGGGAAATGCTTCGGAAAGGCTTAGGATCTCCCGTCTTTTGCATCACCAGTGTGCTAAGGGCCTGTTCTAGCACCACAAATTATGCTGTTGGGTGGCAAATTCATTCGAGGGTGGTGAAGTTAGGAATTGATGATGCCAATTCAGTTGAGAATGCCCTTTTGACTATGTACGCCAAGTGCGGAAGTGTTCGTATTGCACTGAAGGTTTTCAATTCAATGAGGAGTAGAGGCATTATCTCGTGGAATGCACTAATCACAAGTTTTTCACAGCATGGAAATGAGGTGGCAGCCATTCAGCTATTTGACCTGATGCAAGAAGAAGCAGTTTGTCCAGATGATTACACTTTTGTCGGGTTGTTATCATCTTGCAGCCGAATGGGCCTAGTTGCTGAGGGTTGTGAGTATTTCAAACTGATGAACACCAAGTACAATGTGAAGCCTAAGATGGAGCACTACACATGCATGGTTGATCTTTTTGCCCGCGCTGGAAGATTTTCTGATGCACTCGAGTTTATTGATGCTATGCCTTGTTATCCGGACAAACTCGTGTGGGAAGCTTTGCTAGCTTCATGTAGGACTCATGGTAATGTGGAGTTGGGAAGGCTGGCAGCAAAGAAGATTCTTGAAATAAGACCTGATGATCCTTCACCATACATTACATTATCCAGCATTCATGCTTCAATTGACATGTGGGAAGAGAAGGCTTGGAATCGTACTGTGTTTGACGTCCAGCGAGTAAGAAAAGATGTGGGAAGTAGTTGGGTTGCTGGAGAAGAATTTTCAGATAATACATGTGATGTATTGCAAGATGGAATAACGTAA